A region of Rhodamnia argentea isolate NSW1041297 chromosome 9, ASM2092103v1, whole genome shotgun sequence DNA encodes the following proteins:
- the LOC115732051 gene encoding brassinosteroid-responsive RING protein 1-like gives MGFPCGSISVPNSVSFLIVISLLRYAKLVASVILKGPNSEVVSADQEFDVYRTGFHEFPPFWPSPSLVPAKASVLVGARKRLPVVEFGDFVRLNLREDEGAALCSICLQEIERRHEIREPTKCRHAFHRECLDGWVDEGHVTCPLCKTALFEGEEERSIVGDLRTTEANTNFFRDY, from the coding sequence ATGGGTTTCCCTTGTGGAAGCATCAGTGTGCCGAACTCTGTCAGCTTCCTAATAGTGATAAGCCTACTCCGCTACGCGAAACTCGTCGCAAGTGTGATCCTCAAGGGACCGAACTCTGAGGTAGTCTCAGCAGATCAAGAGTTCGATGTGTACCGCACCGGATTTCACGAGTTCCCGCCGTTCTGGCCCTCCCCTTCGTTAGTTCCAGCAAAGGCAAGTGTTCTGGTGGGAGCACGGAAGAGGCTTCCCGTGGTTGAGTTTGGGGATTTCGTGAGATTGAATCTGCGCGAAGACGAGGGCGCTGCCCTCTGCTCAATCTGCCTGCAGGAGATTGAGAGGAGGCACGAGATCAGAGAACCGACCAAGTGTCGTCACGCGTTTCACAGAGAGTGCCTGGACGGGTGGGTGGATGAGGGGCATGTGACTTGCCCACTGTGCAAGACTGCCCTTTTCGAAGGCGAGGAAGAAAGGTCAATTGTCGGAGATCTGCGGACCACGGAGGCGAACACAAACTTCTTTCGCGATTATTAG
- the LOC115732052 gene encoding histone H4 encodes MSGRGKGGKGLGKGGAKRHRKVLRDNIQGITKPAIRRLARRGGVKRISGLIYEETRGVLKIFLENVIRDAVTYTEHARRKTVTAMDVVYALKRQGRTLYGFGG; translated from the coding sequence ATGTCGGGCAGAGGAAAAGGAGGCAAGGGGCTGGGGAAGGGAGGGGCGAAGAGGCACAGGAAGGTGCTGCGGGACAACATTCAGGGCATCACCAAGCCCGCCATCCGGAGGCTCGCTCGCCGAGGCGGCGTGAAGCGCATTAGCGGGCTGATCTACGAGGAGACCCGTGGCGTCCTCAAGATCTTCCTCGAGAACGTGATCCGTGACGCCGTGACCTACACTGAGCACGCCCGGCGGAAGACGGTGACTGCCATGGACGTCGTGTACGCGCTCAAGAGGCAGGGGCGCACGCTCTATGGGTTCGGCGGGTGA